The proteins below come from a single Mya arenaria isolate MELC-2E11 chromosome 6, ASM2691426v1 genomic window:
- the LOC128237306 gene encoding sex peptide receptor-like — protein MESESALAAQHLNMMFSPKFAVPIFGFVVPPLSLIILVTNLLMVWTLRKRNMRSPINAILTSVAVTDTLAICMPVVPFMYFYTLGHYEDFIPYTWCRTFFNLVHVFPLLCNMASLWSTVALAGIRCYSVWRPLQVKSVVTNFRINSGIVAIYLTSFIVYCPVIFEYSYTPISAYSMIDQNKTITSCHMQKSSSHMMNNFCTIHTWIQIILTSLLPWLLIAFPDFGLLWKLRHAENLVTANMNRTTRRRMTSWMIFVVVSMVWLVEIPFAITFTEYLSHTNGDVMRNKLGDNVVFVFLLKYITYPIIFVIYCFMSQRFRTEFLGMFTLRRSIQTRNSTEKSDQSKRISMFSASTSNV, from the coding sequence GCCCAGCATCTAAACATGATGTTTTCTCCTAAATTCGCCGTGCCTATATTTGGGTTCGTTGTACCGCCACTGTCACTAATCATTCTTGTTACCAACTTGCTGATGGTCTGGACCCTGAGAAAACGAAACATGCGCTCCCCCATAAATGCCATCCTCACGAGCGTTGCTGTGACTGACACTCTCGCAATCTGTATGCCAGTTGTCCCGTTTATGTATTTCTACACGTTGGGCCACTATGAGGACTTCATACCATACACCTGGTGCAGGACCTTCTTTAACCTTGTCCACGTGTTTCCGCTGCTATGTAATATGGCATCGCTCTGGTCAACTGTGGCTTTGGCGGGGATACGCTGCTATTCTGTTTGGCGCCCTCTCCAAGTTAAATCAGTGGTAACGAATTTCAGGATCAACTCTGGGATTGTCGCCATTTACTTGACATCATTTATCGTCTACTGCCCGGTTATATTTGAGTATTCGTACACACCTATTTCGGCCTACTCGATGATCGACCAGAACAAGACAATTACATCGTGCCATATGCAGAAGAGTTCTTCTCATATGATGAATAATTTCTGCACAATTCACACATGGATCCaaatcattctcacatcacTATTACCATGGCTACTGATCGCATTCCCGGACTTCGGTTTGCTATGGAAACTAAGGCATGCGGAAAATCTGGTGACTGCCAACATGAACCGAACTACTCGACGCAGGATGACGTCATGGATGATATTTGTGGTTGTCAGCATGGTATGGTTGGTTGAGATTCCGTTTGCCATCACCTTTACCGAATATCTCTCTCACACTAATGGAGATGTAATGAGGAATAAGCTTGGGGACAATGTCGTGTTCGTTTTCCTTCTCAAGTACATCACCTACCCGATTATCTTCGTCATATATTGTTTCATGAGTCAGAGGTTCAGGACTGAGTTCCTGGGCATGTTTACATTGAGAAGGTCGATACAGACCAGAAACTCGACGGAAAAATCCGACCAATCGAAACGCATATCGATGTTCTCGGCGTCAACTTCGAATGTCTAG